Within the Heptranchias perlo isolate sHepPer1 chromosome 39, sHepPer1.hap1, whole genome shotgun sequence genome, the region ATTTCCAAAATTAGATGTATATTTTAGGGAATTTTATTGGTTATAAGAGTAGCTTTAGTCATTACAATTATATCAGTGTGGATCTCTCGTTTTTAACATGCTCtatctatcttctctctctctctccaggtgaGAAGGTCCCTTCCTACCGAGAAGGACATGGCCAAGAGGCTGCTCCTGTTTTTAATCTCCGTTGTCCTCATCCAGGTGTACGGCGCCGTGGAAGACGAGCTCAGCCTCTCCTCTCCGGACCTGAGCGCTGCGACGCAAGTCTCGGCGTCTAGCCCGGCCCCTTCGGGCTTCTCCGCCTCCGCCGTGCTCCTCGACACGTCCCCGGGAGCTGAAGCCAACTGCACCCAACAGCCTGCAGGAGGGGACTCGCTACAGGCGACCGGAGTCGTCCGATCCTGCAGGATGTGAACTGCGAAATGGTTCAATCGTcgattatttgttttttttgtccCGGGGGGAATCGGTCGAATTTTCTCCAGAGACATTATTAGCGGGTACACATTCCGTGTGACTACTGAGGGACCCATCAGTGAAAGACTGAAGCATGTTTTCTACACGTCAGTATTGTGTGTGTGCTGAAGACCCGTTGAAAGCGAACTTGGGACTCGTATCTGAAACCAAAAGTTGATGTAACGCGTTTGGCGTCTTGCATTCCTTGAGAAATTCAGGACTTTAAATCTATCTGAGTCCAATACTGGTGTTACTTCAGTTAATGTGTTATTTTGTTTGAGCTAACTAAATGCACTAACAGTTTGCACAAAACGtttataatttaaatatttatatattGCATGTTTATTTATACTGTATATGGATGTATTTATGTCTTGATTTGTACAAATATGTCTGAACTTACTGGGTAAGTTCCATGTTGATAATCTCCCCCGTTGGGTAGAGCTAGAAAATTCACTTGTACCAAAGTCTGGGGTTTTTTGGATCAGCCATCCATGTCAATACATGTTTGTCTTTTCTGTACCATTTGTTATGTTCTAGGAACAAAGATTTGCAGCGATTTAAAATAAAGTTACATTATAAATGCCCTATCTTGTGGTTATTAAGGAGCTGTGCTTTGTGAAAAGGACAATTGACTCTTTTTCTTGTGGGGAATGGAGCAACTTTCCAAACCCTGAGGGGTTTTTTTTTGAGGGCGGTTTTGTTGTAAGGTCTTTGGAATTAACTATCAAGAGTGAAGTTGCTGTTCTTTTGGTCGGCATGTTCTACACAGTTCTGTTAGTTGGAGCCAGTTAGGAAACCAACATTAACTAAGTTGCAGAAACTTGATGCTGTTTCTCTTTCATCTGCTCCTttcactaaccccccccccccgccccaccatcgTTCCCTTCAAAAGATGCTCACTCTCTCTTGCTGGCGTGAGGCCGCGTAGATGGCAggcaccctctggtaccttgcacaAGAAGCTTGCGTGAGCCTAGACACTGTGGCCCTGGCTTTCCAGCCTGGTTCTGCAGGTGGATCTGGGATGGATTGGGTCAGATATGCTCTCaaggatgtagtctacatggtcCTTACCCCCTTCCCCCTTCTGACTTTCTGGGGGATATGCACTCGAGGATGCACTCTACTGTGTCCTTACCCCCTTCCCCCTTCTCACTTTTTGGGTTGGGGCACAGTGGTCTTAAAATATGCCTACCATTTGCCCtggttgaatgtacagcacaaaaagaggccatttgacccaaccggtctatgtcggtgtttatgctccacatgagcctcctctcaccccctcttcatctaaccctaattaACTTTGAAACattatttattatcaaaataaattTAAGGCTGATAAGTGTTCATAAGTAAGCAGAGGAGGTTTAAATCAGAGAGGCCGGTGCGATCACTCTCAGTGCTGTCATGCATTATTTTTGCCAAAATCTTACTCCTGGAATCAATGTGACTTTTTCTCAGGCAGCTGAGAGGCTTCTCTTTCATCTACTGCAGCAATTTATGCCCTCCTTCTGGTATAATAAGTCTGGTAGCCATTGGGGCTAggaatatagagtcatagagtcatagagttatacagcacggatagaggcccttcggcccatcgtgtccgcgccggccatcaagccctgtctactctaatcccatattccagcatttggtccgtagccttgtatgctatggcatttcaagtgctcatccaaatgcttcttgaatgttgtgagggttcctgcctccacaaccctttcaggcagtgagttccagactccaaccaccctctgggtgaaaaagttctttctcaaatcccctctaaacctcccgccttttaccttgaatctatgtccccttgttatagaaccctcaacgaagggaaaaagctccttagtatccatcctatctgtgcccctcataattttgtacacctcaatcatgtcccccctcagcctcctctgctccaaggaaaacaaacccaatcttcccagtctctcttcatagctgaagcgctccagccctggtaacatcctggtgattctcctctgcaccctctccaaagcgatcacatccttcctgtagtgtggcgaccagaactgcacacagtactccagctgtggcctaaccagtgttttatacagctccatcataacctcaggCCTAGCTATGCCAAGatgctccatcataacctcaggCCTAGCTATGCCAAGatgctccatcataacctcaggCCTAGCTATGCCAAGATGCCCCTTTACCCCAATATGATCCTTACCCCAATACTGTCCTTGCCTGGTACTCagatgtgtatatatgtatatataaaattAGTTTATCGCAGGTGAATTTGGATGTTGACTGCATATTTACACCTCATCCAGTCACGAAAACTAACTTACTCTTAATTTTCAGAGCCCAgccagatcccatggcacaatgtcaaagaagagcagaggagttctcctctcCGGAgtgctggacaatatttatccttcaaccaacatcgctaaaacagattatctggtcattaccacattgctagtcgtgggatcttgctgtgcacaaattggctgcagcttttcctacattgcaacggtgactacacttcaaaggtacttcattggctgtaaagcactttgggacatcctgaggttcttCCTTTAGAATGGAAGGACATGGTGAAAAAAAATGGGTGGATGAGGTTGTGTCAAAGGCACTGCCTTGGTCCTAAAAATTCCCACATTCTTGTTTGGTCCCTTCTCTCTTTGACTCACTGCAGTTCCAAAAGCTGCTGACAGCCTTTTGGCACGTCTCCCAAGTAGCCATTTTTATCATGTGTGTGCGGGCTGGCAGGCCATTTGAGATGAGATCCATCCAACACAAATATTTCCTAGCAAGGATCCGCAGGAGTGAGAACTTTGGCTGACTTTTCCCTTCCCTGGACCATGGGCGCTGAGCCCAGTTGTAGCAATCCCCAGCTAAGATCAGCGAACTCATCACAGACTGGGGATGGAACTTGGGACTTCTCTGTTGTTTTATGGCTTGGTACCGCAATGATATAACAACCATCTCTCACAGCTAGTCCCCAAGTGTAATGTAATTCTAGGGTATTTAAATGAGCTGTTCATTCTTGCAATGGTCTCACTGCACTTCCTATACGCAGAGGTCATGCCATCGATGAACTAGGAGCTGCCAATCTCCTAAATCGCTAGTGACCACTCTACTTTATCTCCATCCAAGCCACTCCACACGATAGCATTATCAACAGCACACTAATCTCGGCCCTGAATTAGGTATCTAGATTTCATAGAATCTAACcacccagaaggaggccattcagcccatcgtgcctgtgctggctcttcgaaagagctatccaattagtcccacacccatgccctttccccatagtcctacaaagttttcctcttcaagtatttatccaattcccttttgaaagttactattgaatctgcttccaccgccctttcaggcagcgcgttccagatcataacaactcactgcgttaaaaagattctcctcatctcccccctggttcttttgtcaattcccttaaatctatgtcctctggttagtgGAAACAATATCTCCCTATttcctctgtcaaaacccctcattattttgaacacctctattaaatcaccccctaaccttctctgctctaaggagaacaatcccagcttctccagtctctccacataaccaaagtccctctttcctggtaccattctagtaaatctcttctgcaccctccccaaggccttgacatccttcctaaagtgtggtgtccagaattggacacaatactccagctgaggcctaaccattgttttacaaaggtttagcacaacttccttgtgtttgtactctacgcctctatttaaaagcccaggatcccatgtgcttttttaacagccttctcaacttgtcctgccaccttcaaagatttgtgcacatacacccccaggtctctccgttcctacgccccctttaaaattgtaccatttagtttatattgcctctcctcatccttccaaaATGGAAATTTATTGAAGGAAATGTATTAAATGTATAGACAGAACAGCACAAACTAATTTACAATGACAGCAGTAAAAGGCTTGAACCTTTAAAACTACACTCTGTTCAATCAACAGCCGTGTGTGATGTGAAATCTCCTTGTTGCCAGACTGGAACACACTCTGGCACCCCCTTTTAAGGCTCTGCTTCACCCAGCACTTTCCTGGTAACGGTTCTCTCTCTGGGGTATAATTTGGTCTTGGGGACGGCAGTGCAAAACGCACGATGGCGGGTCGACCACCCGATCTACACCGGGCCCGATTTTCTTGATCATTGACTTCATTGGAAAAGAAAACTGATTCATTAACATCTGTTTTAGCGCTACCCCCGAAGGCCAATTtcgcaccctccctccccccatctttttATCAGCCTTGGTCCCACAGGCTTAGATGATCCTTTGAACTGCCTAGAATGCCCAATAATGgcttaatccccccccccccccgatggttCCTTTGGGGAGGCAGGGGATGTTATATGGTCCACTCTAGAATGCTCCCACCTCCTACACCAAGTCCAGCAACCTCAGTTAACGCATCGAAACCGCCTGGAAATACCATCAAAGCCAACTTCTGCAATCcagatgttgccagagctggatgGCCACATTGGCCTTCCTTGGCCTCCGCTGTATCTATCTATATTGACAGACCGAGCTAGTTCTGACTTTATCTGCCTATATGCAGTGCCAATACCTGTCACAGGCACACTGGGAAGTATTTCTTCTGACTGAATCATCACAGGTGCTACTTTATGGCTCTAAGTCCAACCATCGCCCGCATGGTAATTTGTAAAACCCAAGCTTGTCACCTGATTGCTGCTTGGTCAGTCCTTGTGGTGTCCACCATTATACTGTAATTAGGCTTCTCAACATAAAGAAATGGAATGCCTGCAGTTTTAATGAATTTAGCTTAAAATCCACTGATTTATGTCGCCTTGACACATACTTTGGATCTTGCTAAAGAGGGACCCATGAACAATTCCTGCAGTGTTAAAATGTTGGTACTGTCCACTGGGTGGTTATAGATAGTAGGTGCAGTATGCGTGTAtcatgttaggaacataggaacataggaacaggagtaggccattcagcccctcgtgcctgctccgccatttgataagatcatggctgatctgtgatctaactccatatacctgcctttggccattatcccttaataccattggttgccaaaaagctatctatctcagatttaaatttagcaattgagccaagATTGGGATTAAGGTAGAAATTGCCCTTTGTTCCCAATTTTGCCATTTATAAAATAACATGCTGACAACAAAGTaacaagaaacatagaaaataggagcaggagtgggccatttggcccttccagcctgctccgctACAGCCCCTCTGACTGAAAATGTCGCTCATTGTTGGGTTAAATCTCTCTCCTGAGAGTGGCGAGGGGTCTGTACCTTTGTTTTGTACTTTGCTGCTAGGCTGGATGTGTCTTCATAAATTCACCTGAATACATCCAGTATCAAACTCGAATGTTTCATTTGGGTCCTTATCTGACGATCGATTGatcaatctgtctgtctgtctatcgatGTATCatgtatctatctttctatcatgtatttatctatctgtctttttttttattcgttcatgggatgtgggcgtcgctggcgaggccggcatttattgcccatccctaattgcccttgagaaggtggtggtgagccgccttcttgaaccgctgcagtccgtgtggtgacggttctcccacagtgctgttaggaagggagttccaggattttgacccagcgacaatgaaggaacggcgatatatttccaagtcgggatggtgtgtgacttggaggggaacgtgcaggtggtgttgttcccatgcgcctgctgctcttgtccttctaggtggtagaggtcgcgggtttgggaggtgctgtcgaagaagccttggcgagttgctgcagtgcatcctgtggacggtacacactgcagccacagtgcgccggtggtgaagggagtgaatgtttagggtggtgtttggggtgccaatcaagcgggctgctttatcttggatggtgtcgagcttcttgagtgttgttggagctgcactcatccaggcaagtggagagtattccatcacactcctgacttgtgccttgtagatggtggaaaggctttggggagtcaggaggtgagtcactcgccgcagaatacccagcctctgtcgaTCTatcatctgtctatctatctctctctctgtctctgtctatctatctctctatctgtctgtctgcctgtctctataTATACCTATCTGatgtctgcctgcctctctctcactctacctatttctctctatctttctatatctctctctctctatctatctatctgcctgtttctctctttatctatctgtctctctctccctatatttctgtctgtctctctctatatatatctctctctctctctctctatctatctacctgcctgtctctctctttatctatctgtctctctccctttatatatttctgtctgtctttctctatctctctctctgtctattattctgtctgtctctctctatctctctctctccctgtatatatttctgtctgtctttctctatctctctctctatctgtctattattctgcctgtctctctctatctctctctccctatatatatttctgtctttatctctctctatttgcctgtctctctctatatctatcggtctctctctccctgtatatatttctgtctttatctctctctctctatctgcctgtctctctctatatctatctgtctctctctctccctatatatatttctgtctttatctctctctatctgcctgtctctatatctatcggtctctctctccctatatatatttctgtctttatctctctctctctatctgcctgtctctctctatatctatctgtctctctctccctatatatatttctgtctttatctctctctctctatctgcctgtctctctctatatctatcggtctctctctccctatatatatttctgtctttatctctctctatctgcctgtctctatatctatcggtctctctctccctatatatatttctgtctttatctctctctctctatctgcctgtctctctctatatctatctgtctctctctccctatatataTTTCTGTCTGTcttatatctctctctatctatctatctttctgattctatctctgtctctttctccctatatatatatatctatctatctgacTCAATCTCTGTCACTCGCTCCCTTCTATGTTTAtttccgtctgtctctcccgcTCTATCTAACAGGAAATTACTCTTTGAAGGATTCATATTTTTTCTTGGTAATGCCTTCCGTGTCTAATTTCCAGAGTTGCATCACTGCGACCTTCTTAACACGACGATCCACGCTCTGCGATGTGCAATGTCCCGTGTTACCGGCTTGCGAGCGCCCCGGGTCTGGAACGTGGGCGCTGCTGAGTGAAGTTAACAGGGTTTTCGGAGATGAAACATGCAATGTGGTCACGCTTGCTGTTCAACCGGAAACTCGCCAATTGCACATAAAGCAGGTTTGCTTTTTCTTTCGATTGTAGGTAATTGTTTCGATTATAATCGTGTGCAAACTCCAAATTCACCCCAGGCTGAGCCTCGATGCCCAGGGGTTTGGAGTCAAACCCAAACACGAGAATCGATCTGAGCAAGTGAGAGCGATCAATCccaagggaagggggaggggggggggggagtcat harbors:
- the LOC137304921 gene encoding radiation-inducible immediate-early gene IEX-1-like, which produces MCLARTCVGSTGFPGHSSRSQPLVFTFESIPERVPKIRVKKRSRRVLYPPHQVRRSLPTEKDMAKRLLLFLISVVLIQVYGAVEDELSLSSPDLSAATQVSASSPAPSGFSASAVLLDTSPGAEANCTQQPAGGDSLQATGVVRSCRM